A part of Olleya sp. Bg11-27 genomic DNA contains:
- a CDS encoding NAD(P)H-dependent oxidoreductase gives MNTPNIAKEDILNAFNFRHATKEFDATKKVSDEDMKFILETAHLSPSSFGFEPWHFIVVQDKELRELLKPVAWGAPLKLDTASHFVLGLSMKAPMVKHDSEYIMHMMKDVKQLPQEVIDMYSTFYREFQERDFDLDTDKKLFDWSSKQTYIALGNMMTAAALTGIDSCPIEGFHQEKAEALLKEKFGVDTDKYGLSFMVAFGYRKSDPEFGKSRRNFEDIVTFK, from the coding sequence ATGAACACACCAAACATTGCAAAAGAAGATATATTAAACGCTTTCAATTTTAGACATGCAACAAAGGAATTTGATGCCACTAAAAAGGTTTCAGATGAGGATATGAAATTCATCCTAGAAACAGCACATTTATCACCAAGTTCATTTGGTTTCGAACCTTGGCATTTTATTGTAGTTCAGGATAAAGAATTACGTGAGTTATTAAAACCTGTTGCTTGGGGAGCACCTTTAAAATTGGATACTGCTAGTCATTTTGTATTAGGTTTAAGTATGAAAGCACCTATGGTTAAGCACGATTCAGAATATATTATGCACATGATGAAGGATGTAAAACAATTACCACAAGAGGTTATTGATATGTATTCTACATTTTACAGAGAGTTTCAAGAGCGTGATTTCGATTTAGATACAGACAAAAAATTATTCGATTGGTCTTCTAAACAAACCTACATTGCTTTAGGAAATATGATGACAGCTGCTGCTTTAACAGGAATTGATTCTTGTCCAATTGAAGGATTTCATCAAGAAAAAGCAGAAGCGTTATTAAAAGAAAAATTCGGCGTAGATACAGATAAATACGGTTTGTCATTTATGGTTGCTTTTGGTTATAGAAAATCAGATCCAGAATTCGGAAAATCAAGACGTAATTTTGAAGATATCGTAACATTTAAGTAA
- a CDS encoding alpha-ketoglutarate-dependent dioxygenase AlkB family protein: MDVFNQPNLFSTDQVVKTVFDLPGADVTLFENFFSIEESNALYTSLLNNTTWEQDQMAIYGKQIDLPRLTAWYGDTDLEVAYVGKTAKLRPWTTELIKIKERIEQEVDVKFTRCLLNYYRDGKDSVDWHQDYEVGKRENTVIGSVTLGATRPFQLKHATRKDLKRIEIPLAHGSMLIMQGATQENWKHKIPKTVKPILPRINLTFRWVQ, encoded by the coding sequence AAAACAGTATTTGATTTGCCAGGTGCAGATGTTACTTTATTCGAAAATTTCTTCAGCATAGAAGAAAGTAATGCACTATATACAAGTCTATTAAATAATACAACTTGGGAGCAAGACCAAATGGCTATTTATGGCAAACAAATAGATTTACCTAGACTTACAGCATGGTATGGTGATACCGATTTAGAAGTTGCTTATGTTGGAAAAACAGCAAAGCTACGTCCTTGGACTACAGAATTAATTAAAATCAAGGAACGTATAGAGCAGGAAGTCGATGTCAAGTTTACACGTTGCTTACTTAACTATTATCGCGACGGAAAGGATAGTGTAGATTGGCATCAAGATTATGAAGTCGGTAAACGTGAAAACACGGTAATTGGATCGGTAACTTTAGGAGCCACACGACCGTTTCAGTTAAAACACGCCACACGTAAGGATTTAAAACGTATCGAAATTCCGTTAGCCCATGGTAGCATGCTAATAATGCAAGGTGCTACACAAGAAAACTGGAAACACAAAATCCCTAAAACAGTAAAACCTATTCTACCAAGAATTAACTTAACCTTTAGATGGGTTCAGTAA